The DNA sequence GAAGCCGGCGATGTGGCGCCCGAACTGCTTCCGCGCGCTGGTGTACCGGACCGCCTCCTCGTACGCCCCCTCGGCGAGCCCCAGGGACAGGGCGGCGACGCCGATCCGGCCGGAGTCCAGCGTCTTCAGGAACTGAACGAACCCCTCCCCCGTGCGGCCGAGCACGTTCTCCCTGGGAACGACGGCATCGACGAAGTGCAGCTCCCGGGTGTCGGAGGCGCGCCAGCCCATCTTGTCCTCCTTCTTGCCGGCGCTCACGCCCCTGGTCCACGGCAGGCCCGGCTCGTGACCCATCCCGGCCGCCTGCGCCTCCGCCTTGTCGGTGGTCTCCTTGGTCACGATGAACGCCGTGATGCCGTGGTTGGTGTGTCCCGGCGCGGTGCGCGCGGTGCACACGAAGATCTCGCCGACCCCAGCGTGCGTGATGAAGACCTTGGATCCGTTGAGAACGTAGTGGTCGCCCTTGTCCAACGCGGTCGTCGCCGTGCCACCCGCGTCGGATCCGGCTCCGGGCTCGGTGAGCCCGAAGCCCCCGAGCACCTTCCCGGATGCGAGGAACGGCACGAACCGCCGCTTCTGGTCCTCGGTGCCGAAGTCGACGATCGGCGAGGTGCCGAGGGTGGTGTGGGCGGACACCGTGATCGCGTGCGAGGCGTCCACCTTGGCCAGCTCGTGGACCGTGATGATGTAGGAGAGGTAGTCCATCCCGGAGCCGCCCAGCTCCTCCGGCCACGGGACGCCCAGCATCCCGAGGTCGGCCATCTTCTTCACCGTCGGCCACGGGAAGCGGCACTCGGCGTCGCATCGGCGGGCGACCGGCGCGATCTCGGTCCGCGCGAACTCGCGCACGGTCTCGCGGACCGCGAGATTCTGGTCGCTGAAGAACAGCGCGTCGTCCATGACGGAATCTAGGCGTTCGTGGGCGGCAGGTGGTAGGTTCCAGCCCTTCCCCGCACCGGCGAGCGTGCACCTTGACCGCCAGCGTCGCCCACGGCATCCCGCGGCACTCCGAAGCCCGCAGTGCGCTCGCCGCGACGCCGCGCGAACGGCTGGACGCGGCCGTGGCCGACCTCGGTGCGAACCGGCGCGCGTGGCGCGACGTGGGCGCGGCCGAGCGTGCGCGCATCCTGGGCGGGGTGCTGGCGGACTTCGCCGCGGTGAGCGCGGAGTGGGTGGAGGCGTCCCTGCTGCACAAGGGGATCGAGCCCGGCTCGCCGGCGAGCGCGGAAGAGTGGATCGCGGGGCCGATGATCGCGCTCCGGAACATCCGCCTGCTGCGGAACGCGGTCGCCGACATCGCCCGCCACGGGTCGCCGCTCATCCCCGGTCCCGTGTGGACGCGGCCCGATGGGCGGGTGGTCGCGGAGGTGTTCCCGGTCAGCGTCTGGGACCGGCTGTTCTATTCG is a window from the Gemmatimonadales bacterium genome containing:
- a CDS encoding acyl-CoA dehydrogenase family protein — its product is MDDALFFSDQNLAVRETVREFARTEIAPVARRCDAECRFPWPTVKKMADLGMLGVPWPEELGGSGMDYLSYIITVHELAKVDASHAITVSAHTTLGTSPIVDFGTEDQKRRFVPFLASGKVLGGFGLTEPGAGSDAGGTATTALDKGDHYVLNGSKVFITHAGVGEIFVCTARTAPGHTNHGITAFIVTKETTDKAEAQAAGMGHEPGLPWTRGVSAGKKEDKMGWRASDTRELHFVDAVVPRENVLGRTGEGFVQFLKTLDSGRIGVAALSLGLAEGAYEEAVRYTSARKQFGRHIAGFQGVHFALADMATEIEAGKHLTYHAAWLKQNGKPHKVEAAMAKLYCSELAMRTTIKAVQLHGGYGYTTEYPVERMMRDAKVGEIGEGTSEIQRLVIARHILGDLLEH